Proteins encoded by one window of Lathyrus oleraceus cultivar Zhongwan6 chromosome 1, CAAS_Psat_ZW6_1.0, whole genome shotgun sequence:
- the LOC127095095 gene encoding uncharacterized protein LOC127095095, protein MFKPQDHGRFEYSSSKDLIGINCRTFEYGLALLPTTPLKPFDGRPNFKIIPKSTLIPINANACRKEIIFYEDLSDRSILLSKLWAGPAYSNSSPLSSRSIPMFSVRPKRNVSLDLPGLSHEIKLRVMAKSAPSSPTRERLDFTRELFVNVDSATKTLCRILNLKEHCNSVIKHVQ, encoded by the coding sequence ATGTTTAAGCCACAAGACCATGGTAGATTTGAGTATTCATCTTCCAAAGACTTAATAGGGATTAATTGTAGGACTTTTGAGTATGGTTTAGCTTTATTACCTACTACACCTTTGAAACCTTTTGATGGAAGACCTAATTTTAAAATTATTCCTAAGAGTACTCTAATTCCAATTAATGCAAATGCTTGTAGAAAGGAAATAATTTTTTATGAAGATTTAAGTGACAGAAGCATTTTGTTATCTAAGTTATGGGCTGGACCTGCATACTCAAATTCATCACCACTTAGTTCACGGTCGATACCTATGTTTTCTGTGAGGCCTAAAAGGAATGTGTCCCTTGATCTTCCTGGTTTGTCTCATGAGATTAAGTTGCGTGTCATGGCTAAGTCTGCGCCTTCTTCTCCGACTAGGGAGCGTTTGGATTTTACTAGGGAACTTTTTGTTAACGTTGATTCTGCTACTAAGACCTTGTGTCGGATTCTCAATCTTAAGGAACATTGTAATTCTGTAATTAAGCATGTGCAATGA